The Streptomyces albofaciens JCM 4342 genome has a segment encoding these proteins:
- a CDS encoding SigE family RNA polymerase sigma factor: MNTLHSTTTSAVITRLHDIGRTAEKSGAVGGRGCARGTGRHRIPYMVAIDAMTQHDGGRGADGGDTGSAGGTAYREGTGERRAASQAEETGDAAAAFTAYVQERRASLYATAYHLTGDRFEAEDLLQSALFSTYRAWDRISDKAALGGYLRRTMTNLHISAWRRRKLNEYPTEELPETAGDTDAMRGTELRAVLWQALARLPETQRTMLVLRYYEGRTDPEIADILDISVGTVKSSIWRSLRRLREDEALSLGRDEQESFGELVA; encoded by the coding sequence ATGAACACACTGCACAGCACCACGACCAGCGCAGTCATCACGCGTCTGCACGACATCGGCCGGACCGCAGAGAAGTCCGGTGCCGTGGGCGGGCGGGGGTGCGCTCGCGGCACCGGGCGTCATCGCATCCCTTACATGGTCGCGATCGACGCGATGACGCAGCACGACGGGGGGCGCGGAGCCGACGGGGGAGACACCGGTTCCGCGGGGGGGACGGCGTACAGGGAAGGTACGGGGGAACGGCGCGCCGCGTCGCAGGCGGAGGAAACGGGGGACGCCGCCGCGGCGTTCACCGCCTACGTCCAGGAGCGCCGCGCTTCCCTGTACGCCACCGCCTACCACCTGACCGGCGACCGCTTCGAGGCCGAGGACCTGTTGCAGAGCGCGCTGTTCTCGACCTACCGGGCGTGGGACCGGATCAGCGACAAGGCGGCGCTGGGGGGCTATCTGCGCCGCACCATGACCAACCTGCACATCAGCGCGTGGCGCCGCCGCAAGCTGAACGAGTACCCGACCGAGGAGCTGCCGGAGACGGCCGGTGACACGGACGCGATGCGAGGCACGGAGCTGCGCGCGGTGCTCTGGCAGGCGCTGGCCCGGCTGCCCGAGACGCAGCGCACGATGCTGGTGCTGCGCTACTACGAGGGCCGCACGGACCCGGAGATCGCGGACATCCTCGACATCAGTGTCGGCACGGTCAAGTCCAGCATCTGGCGCTCCCTGCGCCGGCTGCGCGAGGACGAGGCGCTCAGCCTCGGCCGTGACGAGCAGGAGTCCTTCGGCGAGCTGGTGGCCTGA